A region of Chitinophagales bacterium DNA encodes the following proteins:
- the mreC gene encoding rod shape-determining protein MreC, protein MGNIIFIFQRAFPFLVFILLQSIAFYIIFKYNDYHQSNFISRSNYLAASFNEKLSSLTSFVNMPKHNESLIKENAKLREEIYKISKFINTIRGDSTGEKIGILLPPSTRVVSGKVVSNSIASLRNYVIVNKGIKDGIKKDMSAISNLGPVGIVIEVTENYCCIMSILNKDANVSVRNRSTKNVGQLRWKGGDIKTALLEEIPKHIKLKKGEIIETSGYSSYYPEGIPVGTVEKYSEDSKSNFANIQVKLYSDFSKLKYVYLIENIERPEIRSLEDTIIKIQKQEN, encoded by the coding sequence ATGGGGAATATTATATTTATCTTTCAAAGAGCATTTCCATTTTTAGTTTTTATACTGCTTCAGTCAATTGCTTTTTATATCATTTTTAAGTATAATGACTATCATCAATCGAATTTTATCAGTAGATCAAATTATTTAGCAGCTAGTTTTAATGAGAAGCTTTCAAGTTTAACTAGCTTCGTTAATATGCCCAAGCACAATGAATCTCTAATAAAAGAAAATGCGAAATTAAGAGAAGAGATATACAAGATTTCTAAATTTATTAATACTATTCGTGGGGATTCTACAGGTGAAAAGATCGGGATATTGCTGCCTCCTTCCACAAGGGTTGTATCAGGAAAAGTTGTCAGTAATTCTATAGCTAGTTTACGAAATTACGTTATAGTCAATAAGGGTATAAAGGACGGCATTAAAAAAGATATGTCTGCAATAAGTAATCTGGGACCTGTAGGCATAGTTATTGAAGTTACCGAGAATTATTGCTGCATTATGTCTATTTTGAACAAGGATGCCAATGTGAGTGTTCGCAATAGATCTACAAAAAATGTAGGACAATTGAGATGGAAAGGCGGAGATATAAAGACTGCTCTGTTAGAAGAGATTCCTAAACACATCAAGTTAAAAAAAGGTGAAATTATTGAAACAAGTGGTTACTCAAGTTATTATCCTGAAGGTATTCCAGTAGGAACAGTAGAAAAGTATTCTGAAGATAGTAAAAGTAATTTTGCTAATATTCAAGTGAAGCTCTATAGCGATTTTTCAAAGCTGAAATATGTCTATCTTATAGAGAATATTGAACGTCCTGAAATTAGATCTCTTGAAGATACCATCATTAAAATTCAAAAACAGGAAAATTAA
- a CDS encoding sulfate adenylyltransferase: MELLRFTTAGSVDDGKSTLIGRLLYDSKSIFQDQIDAIERISIRKGEEKLNLAYFTDGLKAELEQGITIDVAYRYFATPRRKFIIADTPGHIQYTRNMVTGASTANLAIILVDARKGIIEQTKRHSLIASLLGIPHLAICINKMDLVEWDESVYDNIREAYKEFASKLSIRDVHFIPISALHGDNIVHKSENMPWYEGTTLMYLLENIHIANDQNMVDARFAVQGVIRPQSDKFHDYRAFSGRMLGGILRRGDKVTIYPSGFSSTIKSIHHGEKEIEEGFVPQSISIQLEDEIDISRGDMILRENNVPKRGQDIEAMICWMGDKPLQPMQKYVLKHTTKDVKAMVKAIQYKMDINNLSRIPDTTSLNMNDIGRVILRCTSDLFYDAYIKNRNTGSFILVDEASNVTVGAGTIIDSAS; encoded by the coding sequence ATGGAGTTGCTTAGATTCACCACTGCAGGGAGTGTAGATGATGGAAAAAGCACCTTGATAGGTAGATTACTTTATGATTCTAAATCCATTTTTCAAGATCAGATTGACGCTATTGAACGAATAAGTATACGCAAAGGTGAAGAGAAACTAAATCTAGCATATTTCACCGATGGACTTAAAGCAGAGTTAGAGCAGGGAATAACTATTGATGTCGCATATCGTTATTTTGCTACACCCAGACGAAAGTTTATCATAGCAGATACTCCAGGTCACATACAGTATACCAGAAATATGGTGACAGGAGCTTCTACTGCAAATCTCGCTATCATTTTAGTTGATGCAAGAAAAGGTATCATTGAGCAAACGAAAAGACATTCTTTGATAGCCTCACTGTTAGGAATACCGCACCTCGCTATTTGTATAAATAAAATGGATCTTGTTGAATGGGATGAATCTGTGTATGATAATATCCGGGAAGCATACAAAGAGTTTGCTTCTAAGCTATCCATTCGAGACGTTCATTTTATTCCTATTTCAGCTCTTCATGGAGATAATATAGTACATAAGTCTGAGAACATGCCTTGGTATGAGGGAACCACACTTATGTATCTTTTAGAGAATATTCATATAGCGAATGACCAGAATATGGTTGATGCTAGATTCGCTGTGCAAGGTGTTATAAGACCTCAGTCCGACAAATTCCATGATTATAGGGCATTTTCAGGTAGAATGCTCGGTGGAATTTTAAGAAGAGGTGATAAAGTCACTATTTATCCTTCAGGTTTTTCGAGCACGATTAAATCGATACATCATGGTGAAAAAGAAATAGAAGAAGGCTTTGTACCTCAATCTATTTCTATTCAGCTCGAAGATGAAATAGATATATCGAGAGGAGATATGATATTGCGTGAAAACAATGTGCCAAAACGAGGTCAGGATATAGAGGCTATGATATGCTGGATGGGTGACAAACCATTGCAACCAATGCAAAAATATGTTTTGAAGCATACCACTAAAGATGTCAAAGCCATGGTGAAAGCTATACAATACAAAATGGATATCAATAATCTTAGCCGAATTCCTGATACAACTAGTTTAAATATGAATGATATTGGAAGAGTAATACTGCGTTGTACTTCAGATCTGTTTTATGATGCCTATATTAAAAACAGAAATACAGGGAGTTTTATCCTAGTAGATGAAGCAAGCAATGTGACAGTAGGTGCAGGAACCATCATTGATTCTGCTAGCTAG
- a CDS encoding phosphoribosyltransferase — protein sequence MAQIANREKIERILERIAYQLAENYCHRKHITFVGVKESGYVLAQEVESYLKPILNLPTEVVALEIDKKNPQTSDIKLSKNIQVKETAIILVDDVINSGKTLFYALKPFFDMKIDALHTLILVERKHKRFPIVADHVGISLNTTMLEKIEVKVKGNKISSIELV from the coding sequence ATGGCTCAAATAGCAAATAGAGAAAAAATTGAGAGAATATTAGAGAGAATAGCCTACCAATTGGCGGAAAACTATTGTCATCGTAAGCATATCACCTTTGTGGGTGTTAAAGAAAGTGGCTATGTCTTAGCTCAAGAGGTAGAAAGTTACTTAAAGCCTATTCTCAACTTACCTACTGAGGTAGTAGCTTTAGAAATTGACAAAAAGAATCCTCAAACAAGTGACATCAAATTATCCAAAAATATCCAGGTAAAAGAGACAGCCATTATTTTAGTTGATGATGTCATTAATAGCGGCAAAACGCTTTTTTATGCTTTAAAACCATTTTTTGACATGAAAATAGATGCCCTTCATACCTTGATTTTAGTAGAACGAAAACATAAGCGATTTCCTATTGTCGCTGACCATGTAGGCATTTCACTCAATACCACTATGCTTGAAAAAATCGAAGTCAAAGTCAAAGGGAATAAAATTTCGAGTATAGAATTAGTATAA
- a CDS encoding class I SAM-dependent methyltransferase has product MNTSWFESWFNSPYYHILYQHRDDKEAELFIEHLYQLLNIRPQHTILDLACGAGRHAIYMASKGNNVMGIDLASNSIKDANFKAREKGLSEKLHFQVEDMRHFDLNRTFDFIFNLFTSFGYFENKEDNLKVLNCAKKHLKENGVLVIDYLNSQLVRAKGEESYTKTISGIEFSIQKYFEDDFVIKEIKINDQETIFQYREQVQLFDAAEIQDMLENIGFQVIHHFGDYQLEQYKIDSLRSIIVARV; this is encoded by the coding sequence ATGAATACTTCGTGGTTTGAATCCTGGTTTAATAGTCCCTATTATCACATACTCTATCAACATAGAGACGACAAAGAGGCGGAGTTGTTTATAGAACACCTTTACCAGCTATTAAACATAAGACCTCAACATACTATCTTAGACCTAGCATGCGGTGCAGGAAGACATGCTATTTATATGGCATCCAAAGGAAATAATGTAATGGGTATAGATCTGGCTTCCAACTCTATCAAGGATGCCAATTTCAAGGCGAGAGAAAAAGGATTATCCGAAAAATTGCATTTTCAAGTAGAGGATATGCGTCATTTCGACTTAAATAGAACTTTTGATTTTATCTTTAATCTCTTTACATCTTTTGGCTATTTTGAAAATAAAGAAGATAATTTGAAGGTATTGAATTGCGCTAAAAAACATTTAAAGGAAAATGGCGTATTAGTTATCGATTACCTCAATAGTCAACTTGTGCGGGCAAAAGGAGAGGAATCCTACACCAAGACTATTTCGGGTATTGAATTTTCTATTCAAAAATATTTTGAAGACGATTTTGTGATAAAAGAAATAAAAATCAATGACCAAGAAACGATATTTCAATATAGAGAGCAGGTTCAGTTATTCGATGCCGCAGAAATTCAAGATATGCTAGAAAATATCGGGTTTCAAGTTATCCATCATTTTGGAGATTATCAATTAGAACAGTATAAAATAGATTCACTAAGAAGTATAATAGTGGCCAGAGTTTAG
- the rdgB gene encoding RdgB/HAM1 family non-canonical purine NTP pyrophosphatase gives MKLKLIFATSNEKKLKEVKEILGVRYEVLSLRDIQFEGEIPEPFDTIKQNSIFKANFFFEKTKLPCIAEDSGLEVEFLGGRPSAYSARYAGEERDDTKNYEKVLAELGDSPQRNARFISIITLKDTDCEEVFEGHMEGSISHEPRGKNGFGYDPIFIPQGFDKTNAELTSEEKNAISHRRKAIDKLTIYFLS, from the coding sequence ATGAAATTAAAACTAATATTTGCTACTTCGAATGAAAAAAAGCTCAAGGAAGTCAAAGAGATTCTAGGAGTGCGGTATGAAGTTCTATCATTGAGAGATATTCAATTTGAAGGTGAAATACCAGAGCCATTTGATACCATTAAGCAAAATTCGATTTTTAAAGCCAACTTCTTTTTTGAAAAAACAAAACTTCCTTGTATAGCAGAGGATAGTGGATTAGAAGTGGAGTTTCTAGGAGGAAGGCCAAGTGCCTATAGCGCTCGCTATGCAGGAGAGGAAAGAGATGATACCAAGAATTACGAAAAAGTGTTAGCTGAACTTGGGGATTCCCCTCAGAGAAATGCGAGATTTATTTCTATTATTACATTAAAAGATACTGACTGTGAAGAAGTATTCGAAGGTCACATGGAAGGCTCTATAAGTCATGAACCCAGAGGCAAAAATGGCTTCGGTTATGATCCTATTTTTATTCCTCAAGGATTTGATAAAACCAATGCAGAATTAACATCCGAAGAAAAAAATGCAATTAGTCATCGAAGAAAAGCAATAGATAAATTGACAATATATTTTCTATCATAA
- a CDS encoding ABC transporter ATP-binding protein → MNLSIQNLNKQYANGIKAIDNINLEIGAGMFGLLGPNGAGKSSLMRTIATLQEPDSGTIMLNEINILEQKDELRKQLGYLPQEFGVYPKITAYDMLHHIATLKGIQGNIKDLVQGLLDKVNLYEFRKKYVSDFSGGMKQRFGIAQALIGNPNLLIVDEPTAGLDPTERNRFHNILSEIAENKIVILSTHIVQDVIELCNQMAIIHQGSVRFQGKPSDALGMLENKVYGRFVEKNEMEHFISNNQVLSERLYAGKNYFNVYSNEPLSAPFEAKKADLEDVFFYICKA, encoded by the coding sequence ATGAATCTCTCCATCCAAAACTTAAACAAACAATACGCCAATGGCATTAAAGCTATTGATAATATCAACCTGGAAATAGGTGCTGGTATGTTCGGATTGCTCGGGCCGAATGGTGCTGGCAAATCCAGTCTCATGCGCACGATAGCAACACTTCAAGAACCCGATAGCGGTACTATTATGCTCAATGAAATCAATATTTTAGAGCAAAAAGACGAACTGAGAAAACAACTAGGTTATTTACCGCAAGAATTCGGCGTATATCCTAAGATAACGGCTTATGATATGCTGCATCATATAGCTACACTCAAAGGTATTCAAGGCAATATTAAAGATCTCGTTCAGGGACTTTTAGACAAGGTCAATCTCTATGAGTTTAGAAAAAAATATGTAAGTGATTTTTCAGGTGGTATGAAACAACGCTTCGGTATAGCGCAGGCACTGATAGGTAATCCGAATTTATTAATAGTAGATGAACCCACAGCAGGACTTGACCCAACAGAGCGCAATCGTTTCCATAATATTCTCTCCGAAATAGCCGAGAATAAAATAGTCATTTTATCTACTCATATTGTACAAGATGTCATTGAGCTTTGCAATCAAATGGCCATTATTCACCAAGGGAGTGTTCGGTTCCAAGGCAAGCCGTCAGACGCCTTGGGTATGCTAGAAAACAAGGTTTACGGAAGATTTGTAGAAAAAAACGAGATGGAACATTTTATTTCAAATAATCAGGTACTTTCAGAGAGGTTGTATGCCGGCAAGAATTATTTCAATGTATATTCCAATGAACCACTATCGGCACCTTTTGAAGCAAAAAAAGCAGATTTAGAAGATGTCTTTTTCTATATATGCAAAGCTTAA
- a CDS encoding ABC transporter permease subunit, translating to MFWKVLSFELTYWRTRIYTYVFALIVFLLTTLTFSLEGISLGGDANFINSPYSIMIWYYVLCLILPIFINSFVSSGITRDYENKFDQILYSLPVSRTKILLGRFVGGLIVIFLIFLTVPLAELVAEYLPWTDKDMIGAWRLDAHIHSILTMVLPNLIIIGSILFLIASWTRSINSSFLGAIAVVVIFNSISGLNDKIDNKTIAALSDPFGFMPIMYYTKKWSVYEKNYLLFPLDWKYFLNRLLWLSVAVGLWFAALHINKFKLQKTKQKATKKKDVKPSFSGVDYSKKEKDFSSTYFLKNIHFQAKIDFLHIIKSPAFLVTIGLIIMVLVMSFIGTIQTDSGLADQLATTSNTLDILEVVTKTINYAIIFFSGMLIWKERDAKMNDIYDALPVKTYTVFLGKLCSIIYLVMVYSTLLLIIGVAYQIARGVYDIDWAHYAMELYVINLFYSITLAILSMFFQVMINNKFIAYFASAIVVFAEPFLFQWLEISNNMISISPSLPSVIHSDFYGYGSYKTSLFAFMAYWLLIYSVIGFIAYWFYVRGRNTSWRERWQESKKRLKASKAIFSILAVTTTGFIGFMYYQTQMQNSYFGQKERLERMAYYEKKYRHLMSYPVPKATKVDYKIDLFPSKRSYQVKGKMWMVNKDDTSIQKIYLNNDFKHPFKINIKDAKLSNEDKKGIVNFQTYSLVKPLQIGDSVLVEWEYSETNSGVENEISNRRLNSNGTFLDFSSFTPSFGYDKGLEISRKSKREKFGLPTKADFKPALIRECTHQCMKDYIGGMADWVTIYTEISTEDDQIAVAPGEMTKSWKENGRSFYKYDLTQPSKFFFSVVSGKYEILKDTSLGVQCEVYYLPEHAHNTKVMMNALKKSIAYYSQSFGPYKHPVARIIEFPKFSSFAQAFPGTMPYSESIGFTSNIVNNPEDINEVFHIVAHEMAHQWWAHQVVGADMQGSEMLSESISEYASLKLLEKEYGLDMATKFLKESNNNYVFSRAFENKKESSLKEVDGQGYIYYQKGSLVLYAIQQLLGEDKMNMALSNLIKNYGYKEPPYPNSYALLDEIYQLTPDSLKSHIKAGLEEIVIFETDVQSAEVKKLANNNYETTIQFELVKRAADPNAKEVKKIKDIKLGKSDEVAIRDYFDIALYQNTEDKSRYGKFMKKQRYLLNKKNNTLKILSDKKPDKIVIDPYFLHIHKDPEENIKKL from the coding sequence ATGTTTTGGAAAGTTTTGAGTTTTGAACTCACCTATTGGAGAACGAGGATTTATACTTATGTCTTTGCACTTATAGTATTTTTATTGACTACACTCACTTTCTCACTTGAAGGAATTTCCTTAGGAGGAGATGCCAATTTCATCAACTCCCCTTATAGTATAATGATATGGTATTATGTGCTGTGTCTTATCTTACCTATATTTATCAATAGTTTCGTGAGCTCGGGTATAACTCGTGACTATGAAAATAAATTTGATCAAATCTTGTATTCACTTCCAGTGAGCAGAACTAAAATTTTACTTGGCAGATTTGTAGGAGGTCTTATTGTTATATTTCTTATTTTTTTAACCGTGCCACTGGCAGAGTTGGTGGCTGAATACTTGCCATGGACAGATAAAGACATGATAGGTGCTTGGCGACTTGATGCTCATATTCATAGTATACTCACCATGGTATTACCAAATTTGATAATCATAGGCAGCATTCTTTTCCTTATCGCCAGCTGGACACGGAGTATTAATTCTAGTTTTTTAGGAGCTATAGCCGTCGTAGTGATATTTAACTCGATTAGTGGATTAAATGATAAAATAGATAATAAGACTATCGCTGCACTATCTGACCCTTTTGGATTTATGCCTATAATGTATTATACCAAGAAATGGTCGGTTTATGAGAAGAATTACCTCCTGTTTCCACTCGATTGGAAGTATTTCCTAAATAGGCTCCTGTGGTTATCCGTAGCTGTCGGACTATGGTTTGCTGCACTTCATATTAATAAGTTTAAGCTTCAAAAGACTAAACAAAAGGCTACTAAAAAGAAAGATGTTAAACCATCATTTTCTGGTGTTGATTATAGTAAAAAGGAGAAAGATTTTTCTTCAACTTATTTTCTGAAAAACATTCACTTTCAAGCCAAAATAGATTTTTTACACATCATTAAAAGTCCAGCGTTCTTGGTTACCATTGGACTTATTATTATGGTTCTCGTTATGTCATTTATCGGCACCATTCAGACAGACTCTGGATTAGCAGACCAATTAGCTACGACATCCAATACGCTTGACATACTAGAGGTAGTGACTAAAACGATTAACTATGCTATCATTTTCTTTTCAGGCATGCTGATATGGAAAGAACGGGATGCAAAAATGAATGATATTTATGATGCCTTACCTGTGAAAACATATACCGTTTTTCTTGGAAAATTGTGTTCAATTATTTACTTAGTCATGGTGTATTCCACCTTACTGCTGATTATAGGTGTCGCATATCAAATAGCCAGAGGAGTTTATGATATTGATTGGGCGCATTATGCTATGGAATTGTATGTTATCAATCTATTCTACTCTATTACCTTGGCTATTTTATCTATGTTTTTTCAGGTGATGATAAATAATAAATTCATCGCTTACTTTGCCTCTGCTATCGTCGTATTTGCAGAACCATTTTTATTTCAATGGTTAGAGATAAGTAATAATATGATTTCTATAAGCCCGAGTCTGCCGAGTGTTATTCATTCTGATTTTTACGGCTATGGTAGTTATAAAACATCCTTGTTTGCTTTTATGGCTTATTGGCTTTTGATATATAGTGTTATTGGCTTTATTGCTTATTGGTTTTATGTACGAGGTAGAAATACGAGCTGGAGAGAGCGATGGCAAGAGTCCAAAAAGCGATTGAAAGCATCAAAAGCCATTTTTTCAATTTTAGCAGTTACTACTACCGGCTTTATAGGATTTATGTATTATCAAACACAAATGCAGAATTCTTATTTCGGACAGAAAGAGAGGCTAGAGCGAATGGCATATTATGAGAAGAAATATAGACATCTCATGAGCTATCCAGTGCCTAAAGCTACCAAAGTAGATTATAAGATTGATTTATTCCCAAGTAAACGTTCATATCAAGTAAAAGGAAAAATGTGGATGGTCAATAAAGACGATACTAGCATTCAAAAAATTTATCTAAACAATGATTTTAAACATCCATTTAAAATTAATATCAAAGATGCAAAATTGAGCAATGAAGATAAAAAAGGCATTGTCAATTTTCAAACCTATTCATTGGTTAAGCCTCTACAAATAGGAGATAGCGTGCTCGTAGAGTGGGAATATTCTGAGACTAATTCAGGTGTAGAAAATGAAATCTCAAACAGGCGATTAAATAGTAATGGTACTTTCCTTGACTTTAGTTCTTTTACCCCAAGTTTTGGATATGACAAGGGCTTGGAAATTTCTCGAAAGTCAAAACGTGAAAAATTTGGATTGCCTACCAAGGCAGATTTTAAGCCTGCATTAATTAGAGAATGTACCCATCAATGTATGAAAGATTATATAGGTGGCATGGCAGATTGGGTTACCATTTATACAGAAATTTCTACTGAAGATGATCAAATCGCAGTAGCTCCGGGCGAAATGACCAAATCTTGGAAAGAAAATGGTCGAAGTTTTTATAAATATGACCTAACCCAGCCTTCAAAATTTTTCTTTTCGGTAGTATCTGGTAAATATGAAATATTGAAAGATACCTCACTAGGGGTGCAATGCGAAGTGTATTATTTACCAGAGCATGCGCATAATACCAAGGTCATGATGAATGCACTCAAAAAATCTATTGCTTATTATTCTCAGAGCTTTGGACCGTACAAACATCCTGTAGCTCGCATTATCGAGTTCCCAAAGTTTTCTAGTTTTGCTCAGGCTTTCCCTGGTACTATGCCGTATTCAGAATCGATAGGATTTACATCCAATATTGTCAACAATCCAGAGGACATTAATGAAGTATTTCATATCGTAGCACACGAAATGGCACATCAGTGGTGGGCACACCAAGTCGTTGGCGCCGATATGCAAGGTTCGGAAATGCTTTCAGAATCTATCTCTGAATACGCCAGTCTGAAATTGCTAGAAAAGGAGTATGGACTGGACATGGCGACAAAATTTCTCAAAGAATCGAATAATAATTATGTTTTCTCTCGTGCTTTTGAAAATAAAAAAGAGTCTTCACTCAAGGAGGTAGATGGACAGGGTTATATTTATTATCAGAAAGGTAGCTTGGTTTTATATGCAATACAGCAATTATTGGGAGAAGATAAAATGAATATGGCATTAAGTAATTTAATAAAAAATTATGGCTATAAAGAACCTCCTTATCCCAATTCTTATGCGCTTCTAGATGAAATTTACCAATTGACTCCCGACTCATTGAAATCTCATATCAAAGCTGGACTAGAGGAAATTGTTATTTTCGAGACCGATGTTCAATCTGCTGAAGTTAAAAAATTAGCAAATAACAACTATGAAACGACGATTCAATTTGAACTAGTAAAAAGAGCCGCTGATCCGAATGCCAAAGAAGTCAAAAAAATAAAAGATATTAAGCTAGGAAAGAGTGATGAGGTAGCCATTCGGGACTATTTCGATATCGCATTGTATCAAAATACCGAAGATAAATCTCGCTATGGCAAGTTCATGAAAAAACAACGATATCTTTTGAATAAGAAAAATAATACTTTAAAAATTCTCAGCGACAAAAAGCCAGATAAGATCGTGATAGACCCTTATTTCCTTCATATTCATAAAGACCCTGAGGAGAATATTAAGAAGCTGTAA